The genomic interval aaaaaaaaaaaaaaggaatttttggataaaaatttatatttcctaactctttttttaccatATTCAAAGACTTCTTGGTGCtcaaagtttttttgttttgtgaTAAAAAccctaataaaaatacttgCAGCTAATTAGccttattcaaaaaatgtGCATTAAATGCTACGTAATGGTCATCAGTCCTTAAAGTCCAATAATCATGGATTGTTTGAATAGAATTGTCTTCCATAACCTTCGTGGTAAATCATTGAATAAACTGATCAACATTAAAGTCaatatttcaataattgagaacaatattaaattcCTTATTCATAGGTgtgaataattttaaaaccgTCCTTTTTTCATACTTTTCATTCATTTGTGCTACTAGAGTATGAAATTATGTATATTTACGCGAATACAAAATGGACAAATCGTTACAGCTTTAGCAAGTTCCTCAAGTGTTAATTTGCCTGTTCGTCcactattttcaaaaatagcAACTGGTGAATTTGTATTAACTAGTAatgttgttaatttttgcGATATAGATTTATCCcttatttcttattttttggcCAGATAAGATGCTGggtattttttattattaactaaATGCACAAATTTAAGATGGTTTGTTAAGGCGGAATTTGATggtccttttctttttaatgaacGTTTAGTATTAAACCCAGGATGTTTACAagtgaaataaaatagatcCTTATTACCAATTAACAATTCAGTTgccaattctttttttaatgttggCTTGAAATCCTGATATGTCCATGTTTCCCATTTACTGTTTAGTGCCGAATGTTTTGGATACCATCTCAAAGTTAGTACTTGTGATTCAGTTAACCCAGTATATTCAAATTCagtggtatttttttttccctcttgTTACTGCTAACCAAGGCAGTACTAGTGATGGCAGTGGTGTGAATAGTATCAGTGTTGTTAACAGAATTATCAACAATGGTTTCTTCCAAATCATTCAAAGGAGCGGTACTAGCATTTGTAATAGCGATTGTTGTCTCAGATACACCTTCGTTGGTGGCATCAATGTCTTGAAGTGTTTCATAATCTTTCTTAGACTGTGTAACGTTATTTTGTGACATTTCTATCATATACTTTTTCTCTGGACATGATACGTGTTGTATTAATGAAGCTTTCattccaatttatttaaaaattagtaTAGGGAAAAGATTTGGcgttaaaacaaaaaaaggtattGATAAACCctgatattaattttttttttttttttagtgatAAAGCTTTTAACCTATTAATAATGTGAACGAATTTATATAGAGAAATGAGAAAATGCAAGGTTTTATGACAAAAATGAGGAATACAAAgtttttcatatattttgGCCAAGGTTATCGTATTTGTCCGACAAGGGATTAGAAAGGATTACGGAATAAAGAATTGATCATGTTTTGCCTACACTTTTATCCGCCctaaatattgttttatatattcgCGTGGACGCACTCTTGGTCCACCGGTTTACAAAATTACGTACAATCGGACTATCGCTTCCACTTGAGAATTTAAAATGAGAAATTGTCTTCccattcttttttgaaacCCTAAGATGCCTAAATGTAGATGAAGATAAggattatatatatataatcaaaaaattgaataaaccTTTTAATAAGACGGTTGAAGACATCACGATCGATGTCATATCAAGACATTTAGAAACATTAGATACTACATTTAGTATCGATCATGGTCCCCATAAAATGCATGCTAAAAAGACTAAAAATCTACCCACCAGCTTCCTATATGGTAGTGGGAAAGTGGATAACATAAAGTATGGTGGTGAACAGTAACAAGACATTTCAATGATGTCCCAATACAATGACCCACCATCTGCAAGGACAAGAAGCCAATtatcacaaaaaaaagagcagCAGGGCCAAAGTGATAGTggttcaaataaaaattgtagTCATCACCATAGTACTCG from Saccharomycodes ludwigii strain NBRC 1722 chromosome VII map unlocalized scaffold1, whole genome shotgun sequence carries:
- a CDS encoding uncharacterized protein (similar to Saccharomyces cerevisiae YDR170C | SEC7 | SECretory); the protein is MKASLIQHVSCPEKKYMIEMSQNNVTQSKKDYETLQDIDATNEGVSETTIAITNASTAPLNDLEETIVDNSVNNTDTIHTTAITSTALVSSNKREKKIPLNLNILG